One genomic segment of Chelonia mydas isolate rCheMyd1 chromosome 1, rCheMyd1.pri.v2, whole genome shotgun sequence includes these proteins:
- the RAI2 gene encoding retinoic acid-induced protein 2: MEELYKDTQNLPMDVTSSPSTIANNKLENGVAQLITAEAWNINSTDLMKKALSPLVTVPAPSILTPPAESQSGVALKVAATVLQPICLGDSPVVLPIHLQVAGSTTPQIAPNNNTPYVMTTQGPVPLPVLLEQHVFQHLNSPLVLPQGAPCSTNPIHSNLFQGSSAPVGQPQLLDQKPSNQTQEPILPPVFQTPGFAAVLQDLFPPQGTLGSSPCQPPPDYSSVPPQAFSSPLSPLVPPATLLVPYPVIVPLPVPVPIPIPIPIPVPHGAESKVNPDYPKPPLFTLYSCKGTQTPLEKEESKPFDFIHHREFSQLNRHTVIKMSNENEALDLSMKTVPLLKASEVSSQLTPEDGALDLSIASYRKTGNAGVHAEGASAMCSGSMMDSAAHSMMDKLSSATVPFAPPKPHEASAKVDSRMTGSNSAELLRQQQKWLVDQTSRAACEPKAGNNIEIVSTSQTAKVIVSVKDAVPTIFCGKIKGLSGVSTKNFSFKRDMPQDSVLQCYDVKNQPEPRDNAEALRKPIKNRSVKLKKMNSQEIHILPIKKQRLAAFFPRK; this comes from the coding sequence ATGGAGGAACTGTACAAGGACACACAAAATCTGCCCATGGATGTTACCAGCTCTCCTTCCACAATAGCTAACAATAAGCTAGAAAATGGGGTCGCTCAGCTGATAACTGCTGAAGCCTGGAATATCAACTCCACAGACTTGATGAAGAAAGCACTTTCACCACTTGTGACTGTCCCAGCCCCTTCGATCCTCACCCCACCAGCGGAATCCCAAAGTGGGGTAGCTCTGAAAGTAGCAGCCACGGTGCTCCAGCCAATTTGTTTAGGGGACAGCCCAGTGGTTCTTCCAATACACCTGCAAGTAGCCGGGAGCACCACCCCTCAGATTGCGCCTAACAACAACACTCCATATGTTATGACGACTCAAGGTCCAGTTCCACTACCTGTCCTCTTGGAGCAACATGTGTTTCAGCATTTAAATTCTCCATTGGTGTTACCTCAGGGTGCTCCCTGCTCTACAAATCCCATTCACAGCAATCTTTTCCAGGGTTCTTCTGCCCCAGTTGGACAGCCCCAGTTACTGGATCAGAAACCATCGAACCAGACCCAGGAGCCCATCTTACCCCCAGTGTTTCAGACCCCAGGATTTGCTGCAGTTCTTCAGGATTTGTTTCCTCCACAGGGCACCTTAGGTTCATCACCCTGTCAGCCACCCCCAGATTACTCCTCTGTTCCACCCCAGGCCTTCAGTTCCCCTCTGTCTCCACTGGTACCCCCAGCCACCCTCCTAGTGCCATATCCGGTGATTGTCCCCTTGCCAGTCCCAGTCCCCATCCCTATCCCTATCCCCATCCCTGTGCCTCACGGCGCTGAATCCAAGGTCAACCCGGACTACCCCAAGCCACCGTTGTTCACCTTGTATTCCTGCAAAGGCACCCAAACCCCTCTGGAGAAAGAAGAATCTAAACCCTTTGATTTCATCCACCACAGGGAATTTTCCCAGCTGAATCGTCACACAGTCATCAAGATGAGCAATGAGAATGAGGCCCTGGACCTTTCCATGAAAACGGTGCCCTTGCTAAAGGCAAGTGAGGTCAGTTCCCAGCTCACCCCTGAAGATGGTGCTTTAGACTTGTCGATTGCTTCCTACAGGAAGACGGGCAATGCGGGGGTCCATGCTGAAGGAGCTAGTGCCATGTGCTCTGGATCCATGATGGACAGTGCTGCTCATTCCATGATGGATAAACTCTCCAGTGCAACAgtcccctttgcccctcccaaaccccacgAAGCCTCAGCCAAGGTCGACAGCAGAATGACTGGTAGCAATTCGGCCGAGCTCCTGAGACAGCAGCAAAAGTGGCTGGTGGATCAGACGAGCAGAGCAGCCTGTGAACCCAAGGCTGGGAATAATATTGAGATTGTGAGCACTTCGCAGACTGCCAAAGTAATAGTCTCTGTCAAAGATGCTGTGCCCACTATTTTCTGTGGCAAGATTAAAGGCCTCTCGGGAGTATCCACCAAAAACTTCTCCTTCAAAAGGGACATGCCCCAGGACTCTGTTCTGCAGTGTTACGATGTGAAGAACCAGCCAGAGCCTAGGGATAATGCAGAAGCTCTTAGGAAACCAATCAAAAACAGGAGTGTAAAGTTAAAGAAAATGAACTCCCAGGAGATACACATTCTTCCAATCAAAAAGCAACGGCTTGCTGCCTTCTTTCCAAGAAAGTAA